A DNA window from Bacteroides cellulosilyticus contains the following coding sequences:
- a CDS encoding prephenate dehydrogenase/arogenate dehydrogenase family protein, protein MRILILGAGKMGSFFTDILSFQHETAVFDVNPHQLRFVYNTYRFTTLEEIKDFEPELVINAATVRYTLDAFRKVLPMLPKDCIISDIASVKTGLKKFYEESGFRYVSSHPMFGPTFASLSNLSSENAIIISEGDHLGKIFFKDLYQTLRLNIFEYTFDEHDETVAYSLSIPFVSTFVFAAVMKHQEAPGTTFKKHMAIAKGLLSEDDYLLQEILFNPRTPSQVENIRLELKNLLEIISTKDAEGMKQYLTKIREKIK, encoded by the coding sequence TACAGATATTCTAAGTTTCCAACATGAAACGGCAGTGTTCGACGTGAATCCGCACCAGTTGCGTTTTGTCTACAACACGTATCGTTTCACCACGTTGGAAGAGATAAAGGACTTCGAACCGGAGTTGGTAATCAATGCCGCCACGGTGAGATATACGCTGGACGCATTCCGCAAGGTTCTACCTATGCTACCCAAGGATTGTATCATCAGTGATATTGCCTCGGTGAAGACGGGATTGAAGAAATTCTATGAGGAAAGTGGCTTCCGTTATGTATCGTCGCATCCGATGTTTGGTCCTACGTTTGCCAGCCTCAGTAATCTGAGCAGCGAGAATGCTATCATCATCAGTGAAGGTGACCACCTGGGAAAAATTTTCTTCAAGGACCTTTACCAGACGCTCCGCCTCAATATCTTCGAATATACTTTCGACGAGCATGATGAAACGGTAGCTTATTCTCTGTCTATTCCTTTCGTCTCTACGTTTGTTTTTGCAGCGGTAATGAAGCATCAGGAGGCTCCGGGTACTACGTTCAAAAAGCACATGGCTATTGCTAAGGGTTTGCTGAGTGAGGATGATTACTTGCTTCAGGAAATTCTCTTTAATCCGCGCACTCCCTCGCAAGTGGAAAATATTCGTCTGGAGCTGAAGAATTTGCTGGAAATTATCAGTACGAAGGATGCGGAAGGGATGAAGCAGTATCTGACGAAGATTAGGGAAAAGATAAAATAG